The Manihot esculenta cultivar AM560-2 chromosome 8, M.esculenta_v8, whole genome shotgun sequence genomic interval GATCAGATCTAATTCACGAAGGGTTAAATTTAAGTATAATACCAtattaaattagaattaaaCATAATTCAcccaaaaattaatttaagcgggAAAAGTGTTTAAAACTCTTATAAAGAGAGGACGTTGTTCTATTTTAAACTgatatgaaatttaataaataatttattatatcaaaatatttatgaaatacgttataaaataattttttttattttatatgtacctaatatttatagtattaaaatttatatcattTAATTACCGTGTAAAGTGAGAAGTAGAGTTTTTAGTTGCCCAAAATTCTATTTAATAATGGAGTGGAATGATAATAAAAgatgtttattttattaatttaaataaaatttatccatttatttagatttaatttagtCTATTAGTTAAAAATCGTGACTAGTATTAAAGTttggattttattattaaaaaatattatattttttccaataccctttttaaaaaaataagttatttttaaatactTGTGAAAAACGGTTaaatttctataattaaatGATGACGACGACGCATGTGTAATATTTGTGCTTTAaagatgaaaataataaaatggataaaaatatttaaggtaACTTTAcactataataattaataaataaatttaatgtgttattaaaaattaatatatgatgATGTGAGATTCAGAAAAATGGAGTTTTATAAGGGGTTCTgtaaaattggaaaaaaatttagacctagaggagagtatttctccttttatatgtttccttttgtctgctaataacgtgctaacagaacgtatatcattggaccacctgtctctgcTACGTTGATTCGGACGTACGAgagaatcagatctctgccccatgcgtaacggcctctgatcctcttcacGCGCGTGTAGATGGGTCCACAAGGCAGATGAATGAGTCTTCCTTCTGGTTCTGGGCTGGGCCGGGAGATAGGAGCAAAGCTGGGCCCAAAGGAGATCGGCCCGAGGTGCAGTGAAGGCGAGGCCGGCCTGGTTGAGAAATTCGGAGGGGCCCGGTATCAAGGCTCGAAAGAGCCAGACCTGTTAGCGTAGGAAATGTGTGGGCTTCTGAGCGATGGGTCCGATCGAGGGCTTGGCCCCTGACTGTGTTGgaaaaatccagcggtcatcaatatattttaagaaaaataacatttttaaaagaaaaatataatatttgaaaaagtatcttttaataaatttaaaaatatataaaaattatttttacaaattaaaagttactttttaaaagtataattttttaagcaaaaatcattttttttaaaaaaaagccagcttagtcatattttattttacttttaactacaataaatttatattttagtgttaaaatttcatttgaaataaataaaaattaatcataataagtttttgttatttttttcaaaagaaagaaaatacagAGATTTTACTATGATTAGTATGTGCTATATAAGATATTGTAATCCTCATCCATTGATGTACAATATTTTCCTTGCATACATTATGTAAAAGATAATAATTGCTTTTATTATGCGtcgtttatttataaaaaaaataatttacatttaaaaaatatttttaataaaataacttaatgtttattgtttaattttaatttaaaaaataaaatatatttataaatttatatatagaaatcgtaataagatatttaaaatatagaaaattatttctttttaaaacaggacgttattttctttaaaataatttaaatttttttaattagaaaaatattttatgttaaataaatttttgaagtGCCCAAACGTTAAAATAtacagaaattttttttttcatgaaacAAAGGAAgacttaatttgatttttaaacaTTTATAAATCACAAAATGTACAAATCTATTATAGAATAAGAATAAGCACATTTCCGAGGTGGCTTGGAAAGAACTATCAAAAGtaggaattttctttttttttttttaagtgccAAACGttaaaaaatgtgaaaaatatttttttcatgaaaTAAACAAAggcttaatttgatttttaaacaTTTATAACTCACAAAATTAACAAATCAATTATAGAATAAGAATAAGCACAATTTCGAGGTTGCTCTCAAAAGAATTATCAAAAgtaagaatatttttaaaattttttttggttAGATTCGTGAATTAATATACGAGTAGAACTCTATTTCTTAATTAGTATAAGTAACTTATTTCTTAATAGGTGTATTTATTGAGATTTATTTTCTAATGTAGTTACGGTAAATATGTTGGACTATTTTTAGTGGAGGATGAGAGGGATTaatcaatatatttaatatgagaCGTTTTTAGCGAAGAGTTAATTGTaatttagttgttttgttgAGTAAATAATTTAAGCTTCTAATAGATGACTTTATTGGAGATGGTAGATGATGAATGCGTATGGACATTACTCTATGTTGAGAGGTAAACCACATTAGaactttatgttttatttttattatttatgaataaTTGTCAATTTTGAGATTCATGATGTTAACTTTGTTAAGCACAAAATTCAAGGtgttgaaaaaagaaaagattagAAAGGTTCGAACTCACGCATGAAGATTTGAAAGGTTCAAGTTCAAGTATAGAGATTTGATGATGGAAGGCACCCAAGGTATGTTATAGTTggtcaatttttaattaaagggGTGATTGTATTGAATTTATGGGTCATAATATTAATAGAACTCTCTTTTCTAAATAGAGCAGGAGACTTATTCCTTGTGAATGACTATAAAAgtactattttatttatgtgTTATTCCTATATTAGATGAGATTTTCTATTAGATTAGAACTAAACAAACACTATAAATAGGGGTatgattgataattatttagctTTGCCTGTTGTAGAGACTAGCTTTGCATATTGTGGTGAGTAATTTTGCTCAATTAAAGAGAAGAGTTTTTGCATCGTAGAAAATGATTTTTATCCAATTGAGTAGAAGAGATTTTCTTCATTATACAGAGAGTACTTTTACCAGTATATTGCAGTCCCACGAGAACGAGAGAAGTTTCGACATGAGATGGAAGACTTTGCTCATGCAGTTGAAAACactttttataatgtataataaatatataataaatatattggaCTTGTTTCTAGAGGAAATTGAAAGAGATTAACCAATAAATTTACTATAAACGGTTTTTAGTGAGGGATTAATTGAATGTATAATTAGATTGTCGAATAAATAACTTAAACTtgtaatatatgtttttatagaaaatagtagaggatgaatatttatatatataactcTATATTGAGAGGGTAAATCaggctaaaattttatattttacttttattatttgtgaGTGGTTATCACATTGTCACACATTTATTTATAGAAATGGTCAAATGTATATAATTGTagctaaattaaattgaataattacATTTGAATTAtggaaactaaattaaaatgaacTAAAAGATTACATACTATATAATTGTGACGTGTTTTTGGTTTCTGATCTCATTCAACAGAGATGATGGAAAATGAATTTGATTCTGTCTATATTTAATCAGGTTGATGCTCACAATATATTGTCTATCCCTTTGAGTATCACTGGGCAAGCAGATAATTGAGTATGAAAATTTGAGAAACATGGATTCTATTCGGTTCGAAGTGCTTATAGATTCTTAACATAAACTACTCACTTGAGTTGCTCAGTTGCGGTTAGATCAATGTGGAAGAAACTCTGGCATATTCGGGCTCCACCGAAGGTTTTGAATCTTGTATGGCAGACTTGCCTTAATGCTATTCCATGCTTGGTTAATTTAATTCGTAGGAATATCCAAGTCAGTGAGTCTTGTCTTATTTGCTCTAGTCAAAGTGAAACGATAATACATGCTCTGGTTACTTGCCCTTTTGCCCGTGATTGTTGGATGATGACTGAATTTGGTTGGCTTTTCCTCCACATGCAGTCGTTTAGTGATTGGTTTGTTCGGGTATGCAATTCAATTTTTGTTTCACTTTACACATGGTGGTTATGGTAGTTTGGGTTTTATGGGAGAATAAAAACGTTGTGGTATGAAAACAGAAAAGATATCCACCTCATGTTGTGATTAGGCGTGCAAAGTCTCTTCTTCAAGATTGGGAGGCGGCTAGAAGTTGCAGGGAGTTGATTGTTAATGCTCCGGTTTGCGTCCAATAGAAAAAGCCACCTATTGAAAGTTGTAAGCTAAATGTTGATGCTGCATTATTCCTACATCAGGCTATGGGAATATGTTGTGTTTTAAGGGGATGAAATGGTGAGTTTATTGCAGCACATCAACAACGAATTTTTGGTAATTTTGATGCTTCTACGGCTGAGGCCATGGCTTTTAGGGAAGCTTTAAGCTGGCTCTAGGATGGTGGTTGGTCCTCGGTTATTATGGAGTCAGACGCTCAACTTTTAGTTTGAGTTATAGCTGATCCCAATTATCAGGATTTGTCATCATTTGATAGTCTTGTTTTTTATTATAAGTCTCTTATCTCGGAGATGATTTGTATTTCTATTAACTTTGTTTGTAAGTCTGCTAATGGTGTACTCATGCGCTTACTGGTATTCCGGACctgattgaaaatttttttctcgCCTCCTGATTGTATTTCTGAGTTGATCGTTTTTGAATGTTaatgaaatttacatttttattcaaaaaaaaaagcttaatgGCTGTATTGATTGTTTCTTTAAGATCGTAAAATTCAagtcatgcataactttcctagGTTAGATGGTCGGTTTAGTGTTTAGTTGCCATTCaacttatatttaattaatttatgtctTGAATGTGAAGTTATAAACTAATCAAACGACTTTAACATAAAAGAGTCTCAAGATGATTTAAGTTTAATCAAGCCAATGAATTAAATTGAGGATTATGTGTCTAACATTTTaatcttaaatataaatttgaattaacaCATGCCCAAAAATCATATGCAACAAAAATTGGATAATAGGCACTATTTGATGGctagatcttttttttttttttttttttttttgtgtttgaTGAGTCATATTTGTAATTCTTTTTGGACTCTTTTTAAGTTTTGGAGAGGCAATCTcctaaaaaggaaaggaaatctCTTAAAATCGGAAACTTCTTAGGTTTTTTGAGAGGTAACATGGCATGCTCATGTCGAATGCCCTTTACATATAACTAAGGTGGTATCTGTTGCCTCAATTTTGTCTGTGAACATAGCCAAGGATTTGCTTTTTTGCCATTACACATGGCCTCGACCGTGTTCCTCTATGCCACCCTTTGTTGTGTAGATATGGTGTGAGTTTTGTTTTGCCTTATCTCACATTGTCTTTTCCATACAAAAAATTTCcccttataaaattttataattgcaCTCTATACTAATTTAATTACTGATTAAACTTTGAATTTTATACTTTGTCTCAAATACACGCTATTGTTATTTCTATGATTAAAGACTAACGAAATTATCCTATAATCTAACATGTTATTGTCATGTCATGCTCTCACGTTAACAAAACTCATGATACAATTGAATAGAGCGTAACTCAtgctttcaaattttaataagtaattatgatttatcccttttaatgataccaaatttaaattgaaaaataaaatttgatatttgtaGTTAATATAGAGTACATTTGGCCTTTTGACTAATATTAAATCCCGTAAAATAACTATTTAGTCTATTTTGTTTagaaaactcattagttagtcTCCGTATTTTAAAAAACACATTAAATCGTTTCTCACattacaattaattaattaaaaggccCCTCTATCCATTTTAAATGTTACTGAATTGTAAAAATGATGCGAGTACCCTTATTCCTTCTCATAAATCCCTAATTAACTAAACTCTTAAATAAGAAAACCCTAATCTCAGTAAAATAAGTCCTTACTCTGCCAAAGAAAAGACCCATTCAATCTCCCCATTCTGTCTTTGAATTTCCTTTTCTTGGATAATAAtgccattttaaaaaatttatattcgtTTTTGCACATGCACAAGCAAATTGGATTTCATCCCACGGTCTTCTTTCAGATTCACTTCTCATATGCCGTCGAAAATCTCATTCACATTCATGGCCTTTAATTTTCATCTCATATTCATGATCTCACAGTTTCAATCTCACATCTCATGGTTTTTTCATCTGCAACACATATTGTTGAAGATTGTTTATCTTAGCCTTCTTTAGATTTCTAATAACTAAGTttcttgtaaaaattaaaaaaatatatatgaatttCTTTCATAAATATAAGAgagtatataaattaaatttgatatgatTAAATGCGTgtgttttatatattaattaattgctttatagtaaaattattaatcaattgtttaacattaaaaaataaattaattaatgagaatCCTTTTAATATCACTAAACCCATTTAAaggcttttttttctttttactgtGCAAAGGCAttgcattaaaaaaatttaatgggaTGAAATGTATATTCCAATTCCATCAAATAAAAAGATGGTCTTATCCAATAGAGACTTTTACGCATAAGCAGAAACCCTAACAGAGAATTTTACGCATTGGCAGAAAGCCTAACAAGCCAATTTCAGACTAATGACGTAAAAGTGTcattaattatttgaaatttatcttaattaaaaattaatttaatttaacttaatttttaaataaaataaatttaaattttatatttaaactcatttaataattaaattaaatttaaattttacaatattCAGGTGGTTTAAGAATTTAAACGAGTTCATAAACATATTTACAAACCATTCATAAACAACATCATTAAACAGGTTGAAATTAAAGTAATaagagaattaaattcaaataccGCATTAATTTTCATGCGTCCAACTTAagttttttaatgtttaatttaatgtaatttaattatattcttaaaatttataaatattttaaattattaaaattttaagatctCATACCGGTCTAcggattaatttatatatatatttatttaattaaaattatttaattttaaatttattaattttaatttttatttttaaattaaaatttattatatcaataaataaattaaattattcgtgagttattaaaaattaaattcgataaaactttaatttgtataattttattcgttaaataaattaaatttaaatttattaatattctatttaaatttaaaataatagaatataaatttaaaagaaaattaatcaaCTAAATTTGAGTTTTGTTGAGTTTTACAAAACTCAGTTGGACTCGGTTATATCCTTTTTAGGCATTGTTTGGAGTATAACCACTGCTCGCCGACCAAGCCAGAGAATGAATTGCAGTACCGCGCGCCAGTTAAAGCAAGCAGCCTTGCAATAGCAAAAAACGCAACCTGTTTTCAACAACACGATCATTGGctttcttcctctttcttctctctcttaTTTAAAGTTAAATTCACTAATTAGTTTAAATGCATTTTGTGAATCtctcaattatttaattttttattattaaaatattatttttttaattaaaaattaaaaattaaaaaattaaaatttgagatctcttcaatttattgaaatatacTTATTACCAAACTAAattaataagtgttattattaaaatattattaattattatgaatttaaataaataaataatattatttttacattAATCAACATAGCATTTAGTAAcagtacataaaaaaaatttaaggttagtaaaataatttttatttttcgtttaaataattttatatctaaatttaaatattaatttaattaatttagattGATGAGGAAGATATTCACTAAAAAAGcaaaataattctttttaaatttaatttaaaaaaactctATATACgaaaacacaaaataaaaggGCAAAAGCTTTCAGTTTTTCTTGGTAATTTGGATTATTGTAAGCTTTCGCCCATGAAGTCGGACCAAACTCTATGGGTCGAAAAATGCAGAGCTCATTAGATTGACATGCGTAACAATAGCCGGCTTCCTTCCGCCACACATACCTCAAAAAACTCGACACGTAATAAACTTGCCCCTACATTACACGTGACAGAACATGCGGTGAAAGAGTACTCATTGAAAGTCACGTGTACACTTACAGTGTATACGTGTCAGCGCAACAGCATCTCCTGATTCTATATAATCAAAACACCATCCTCCATGCATATCCAAATCGAAAAACTCAAGTTTGATTAAGAAGAAATCGAAAATGCAGTCGATGAAGGAAACCGCTGCCAATGCTGCAGCCTCCGCCAAGGCTGGCATGGAAAAGACCAAAGCCACCGTTCAAGAGAAGGttgaatttgttttaaaaaaatatattggaaattttttatgtaattatttgAAGAAATGAAGGAAATTTTGGATTCATGGGTGCAGGTGGATAAGATATCGGCACATGATCCAATGCAGAAGGAAATGGCAACTCAAAAGAAGGAAGAGAGGAAGGCGGAGGCAGAATGGAACAAACTGGAGGCGCATGAGCAAAACGCAGCAGCGAGGCAGGCGGCTAAGGTTGGTGGTCATGCAAGTTACACAACAGGAGAGACTGGTGGCGGTGCTTATGGCACTGAACCACTTGCCCATCCACACTCTGCTTCTGCAACGGGGACGCCTGGTTATCCCACGGGAACACAGCAAATGTCGGCAGTGCCTGGACACGGCACAGGCCAGCCCTATGGTGGACAAGTGGATCCCACGGGTGTAAGGAGGACTCATCCAACTGGGTTGCCCGGAGACACCACCGGCCACAACACCCGTGTTTAGCTAGGGATCTGCCTGGTGGTGGCAAAGCAGCCAGCTATTCTAAGATCAACACCCGTGTTTAGCTAGGGATCTGCCTGGTGGTGGCAAAGCAGACAGCTATTCTAAGATATTTGTTGCTTCAGTGTTTTGCTTGTGTACTTTTGGTTTGGTCATAGCGGGTCAtatgtgtgttttttttttgccttttttttGCGACTGTTAAATAAATGTTCCTTTTgagatttattaaaattcacactagtttttatattttacgaCCGTTAAATAAGTGTTCCTTTTGAGGTTTACTAAAATTCACactagtttttataattttaatattaaataattccgttttagagttttttaaattagtttttttaactgttatttatttaattataaattgaagatttcaattaaattaaaatttgaaattatgaAAACAATTGAACTCTTTAATCATcttgaattgaatttaaatattaagaatgAAATGTTATGGgattaaattattgaaattttaataaaatgtagaaattatattataaattacttttaatataatttataaataattttttttatcaaatcaacttaaatttaaagagaaatgaaaattagagatcaaataaaattattttgggAGCAATAGCTTTAACTTGCCGAGCAGTAACTTGTTGGTTTTGGTTTGGTCATGGCGGGTTATATgtgttctttatttttctttcttcttgaaaaacttttttttttctcttattttttgaCTGTTTTGAGGGTTACTAAAATTCACATTACAGTTTTGGAG includes:
- the LOC110621748 gene encoding 11 kDa late embryogenesis abundant protein, encoding MQSMKETAANAAASAKAGMEKTKATVQEKVDKISAHDPMQKEMATQKKEERKAEAEWNKLEAHEQNAAARQAAKVGGHASYTTGETGGGAYGTEPLAHPHSASATGTPGYPTGTQQMSAVPGHGTGQPYGGQVDPTGVRRTHPTGLPGDTTGHNTRV